AGCTGTCCCTGCGCTGACCCCGTGACCTCGCCCGCCGATCGGTGGGACCGCCGCCCTCGCGGCTGACGGAGTCGTGCGCCCGCACGTCATCCCGGAGGCTCCCGCATGCCCACCAGTCCGTCCGTCGTCCTGCACGACGTCTCCTTCTCCTGGCCCGACGGCTCCGTCGCGCTGACCCACCTCACCGCCGCGTTCGGACGCGGCCGCACCGCTCTCGTCGGTCGGAACGGTGCCGGCAAGTCCACGCTCGTCCGGCTCGTCACCGGTGAGCTGACGCCCACCGCGGGCTCGGTCTCGACGACGGGACCCGTGGACCACCTGCCGCAGCGGCTCGTGGGAGCCGGCCCGGGCCTCCCGTCCGGTGCGGACGCCCCCGGTGCCGGGGCGCCACCCGGCTCCGGCCCGGCGGTACGACGCGGCCTGGAGGCACGACCCACCACCCGACGGACGGTCGCCGACCTGCTCGGTGTCGGTCCGCAGGTCCGGGCGCTCCGCGCCGTCCTGGCCGGCGACGCCACGGCGGCCGACCTCGACGCGGTGGGCGACGCCTGGGACGTCGAGGACCGGGCGGGCGCTGCGCTGGCGACCCTCGACCTCGGCCCGGGTGGCGCGCTCGACGCCGACGACCTCGACCGGCCCGCCGACACGCTCTCCGGCGGCCAGGCCGTGCTGGTCGCGGTCGCCGGCATCCGGCTCCGCGGTCGGCCGATCGCGCTCCTCGACGAGCCGACGAACAACCTGGACCGCCGTGCCCGTGCCGCGCTGCTCGCGATGGTGGACGCCTGGCGCGGGACCCTGGTGGTGGTGAGCCACGACCGGGCGCTCCTGGAGCACGTCGACGAGGTGGTGGAGCTGCGCGACGGGACGCTCACCGTGTTCGGTGGGACGTTCTCGGCGTTCGAGGAGCACCTCGCCGTGCAGCAGGCCGCCGTCGCGCGCGAGGTCCGCGTCGCCGAGCAGCGGCACCGGACCGAACAGCGGCAGCGCATCGAGGCGGAGACGTCGATCGCGCGCCGGGCGAGGGCCGGGGCGGCCTCCGCGTCGTCGGTGCCGAAGATCCTGGCGAACGAGCGGCGGAAGCAGGCCGAGGCGACCGCCGGGCGACTCCGCTCCGGGCACGCCTCCGCCGAGGCGGCAGCCCTGGCGACGGCCCGGGAGGCCGCCCGTCGGGTGCGCGACGACGAGGACCTGCACGTCACGTTGCCCGACCCCGGGGTGGCGGCGTCCCGTCGGATCGCGACGATCACCGTCCGGGGTCGGTCGACCGTCGTGCAGGGACCCGAGCGGATCGCCGTCGTCGGGGACAACGGCGTCGGCAAGACCACGTTGCTCGAGCACCTGGTCGGACTGCCGGACGCACGGGAACACCCGCTGCCCGACACGACCGCCGTGCCGCACACCGATCGGATCGGCCACCTCCCGCAGCAGAAGGACACGCTCGACGACGACGCGACCGTCCTCGACTCGGTGCGGCGGGCCGCCCCGGACGTGCCCGTCCCCGAGCTGCGGAACCGGCTCGCGCGACTGCTCGTCCGCGGCGACACGGTCGACCGGGCGGTGCGCACGCTGTCCGGCGGGGAGCGGTTCCGCGTCGCGCTGGCCGGGCTCGTGCTCGCCGACCCGCCGCCGCACCTGCTGGTGCTCGACGAGCCGACGAACGACCTCGACCTGGCGAGCGTCGACCGCCTCGTGTCGGCACTCCGGGCGTTCCGCGGAGCGCTCGTCGTCGTCAGCCACGACGAGGCGTTCCTCGACGCCCTCGACCTGGACGGGCGGGTGGAGCTCGGGTGAGGTCAGCGCCGCCGGGACGGTCGGATGGACAGCACCTCGACCGTGCCGCGCTCGGGCAGGTCGACCACGGTGCGCACCGCGTCGGCGACGTCCTCGGGTGCCAGGTAGTAGTCGGTGTCGTAGTCCTCGCCGAGCTTCTCGGTGAGGGCGCGCTGCATGTCCGAGTCGGTGCGGCCCGGGTGCACGCTCGACACCCGCACGCCGTTCGCCCGCTCCTCTTCCCGCAGGGCGTCGGTGAGGGCCCGGAGCGCGAACTTCGACGCCGCGTAGACACCACCGCCGGGGCCGGCGGTGAAGCCCGACCCGCTGTTGATCGTCACGACGATGCCTCGGGCGGCGCGGAGCCCGGGCAGCGCGACCCGGGTCAGTTCCGCGACCCCGAAGACGTTCGTGGCGAAGACGGCCTCCCACGTGTCGCGCGGGGTGTCCGCGACGCGGGTGCCCTGCTCGACGCCGGCGGAGTGCACCAGGACGTCGATCCACGTCGGCACGGCGGGCACGTCCCCGGCGCCGAGGTCGCCGACGAACGGCTCCGCGCTCGGCAGCGCCGCAACGACGGCGGCGACCGCGTCGGCGTCGCGGCCACCGACCAACACGTGGTGCGTCCGGCCGAGGTCGGCCGCGATCGCGCGGCCGATGCCGCGGGTCGCGCCGGTCACGAGCGCGACCGGACGGTCGCTGGCGGCTGCGGAGACGGGGACGGGAGGCTCGGTGTCGGTCACGCAGGCCAGCCTACGGAACCGTCACCGAGCCTCCCGGCCGGTGTCGCGCGCGCGCGCGTCGTGCGGGGCGGGGGTCAGTCGTCCTTGGTCTCGCCCGCGCTCTGACGGATGCGGATGCCCTGCAGGACGTCCTCGGCGCGCTTCTCGTCCTGCTTCTCGATCTGGCGGGTGTCACGCTCGGGGAGCTGGATGTCCTCCTCCGCCTTCATGCCGGCCTGCAGCTCGCGACCGCGCTCGATCTCGGCGTCGAACTCGGCACCGAACAGCAGCGCGTTGTTCGTGATCCAGATCCACAGCAGGAAGATGATCACACCACCGAGCGAGCCGTAGGTGGCGTTGTAGTTCGAGAAGTTGCCGACGTAGAAGCCGAAGCCGACGCTCGCGATGATCCAGATGAGCAGCGCCAGGATCGACCCTCCGCTGACCCAGGTGAACTTCGGCTGCTTGACGTTCGGCGACCAGTAGTAGAGCACGGCGACGATGACGATCGCGATGACGAGCAGGATCGGCCACTGCACGATGAGCACGACCGTCGCCGCGGCGTCACCGAGGCCGACGAGGTCCCCGAAGGTGCGGGCGAGCGGACCGCTGACGAGCACCAGGAGGCCGAGCACGAGCAGCACGACGGTGGTGACCGTGACGCCGAGCATCGTCGGGCGGAGCTTCCAGATCGGGCGTCCTTCGCGGACGTTGTAGATGCGGTTCATCGCCCGGCCGAAGGCACCGACGTAGCCGGATGCCGACCAGAGCGCGCCGAGGAGACCGACGATGAACGTGACCGGGGCGGCGGGCGAGCGGACGAGACCCTCGACGGGGCCCTCGAGCAGCTTCGCGACGTCGGGCGACCCGATGTTGCTGACGATCTGCAGGAGGGTCTGGATCGTCTCCTTCGGGTCACCGAACAGGCCGAGGATCGACACCACGGCGAGCAGGCCCGGGAAGAGCGCGAGCACCGAGTAGTACGTCAGGCTGGCGGCCAGGTCGGTGCACTGGTCCGCGGTGAACTCGCGGAGGGTCTTCTTCAGGGTGTAGACGACCGTCGGCTTCTTCAGGTCGGTCGGTGAGTCCGGCTTGCGCGGGTCGTCCGCGGCCGGCTTCTGCGGTTCCTTCGCCATGATCAGCCCTTCGCTACCTTCGTGATCCGCTTGACGGCCCGCTTGTTCCGCTTCGCGTCCTTCTTCCGGCGCTTCTCGGCTGCCTGGCGCTCCTGGTACACGGGGTTGCCGGTCGGGTCCTTGCGCGCGAACACGGGGACACCCGTCGACTTGCCGCTCTTGCCGACCTTCACCGGCTTGAACACCGGGACGGGCGCGGGCTCACGGAGCGCAGCCATGCGCCCGGCCGGCTCGTTCCGCAGCCGTGTGCCGACGACGATCGCGGCGATGCCGGTCGCGGCCGTCATCGCGACGGCGACGAGCGGCGTCGGGTCGCGGTGCCAGCGCTGACGGGTCTTCGCGACGGCGAGACGGGTGCGCGCGGGGACGTCGGCTTTCCGCTGGAGGCGCCTCACCGTCTCGGTGAGGCGCTCACGGGTCCGCACGTTCGCGAGCTCGAGCTCGGGCAGGGAGTCGTTGGCCATGCTCCCTGAGTACACGATGCACGCCGAGCACACTCGCGGGCGCGCGGACCCGGGCCCCTCAGTCCAGGCCGGCGGTGCGGAGGAGACGGTCGACGAGCTGCGTGCGCCAGGGCACCGACGACCAGCCGTGGTCGGCTCCCTCGACCGCGGTGAACGTGCCGCCGGGCAGGAGGTCCGCGTACCGCCGGCCGTAGGCAACGGGGACGATCGTGTCGGCCGTGCCGTGCACGACCTCGGCTGGCCCGGGGTACGTGGCGGCGGGGCCCCACACGTCGAGGCCAGCCCGGACCTCGTCGACGAAGCCACGTCCCAGGGCCATGCCGCCGAAGTCGAACCAGCCGCGCTCCCGGACCGGGGCGAGCGGCTGCCCCTGGATCTCGTCCTTCCCGACGATGTCGTCCACGACGACCCCGGCGGGCGACCAGAGGGTGAGGGTGGCGACGAGCTCCGGCACCCGGGCCGCCGCGAGGACCGACTCGACGGCGCCCAGGCTGTGCGCGACGAGGTGGACGGGGCGGGTGGGTGCGGCCGGGGCGGGGCCGACGGGGGCGGCGGTCGCGAGGGCGCGGGCCATGGCGACGACCTGGTCGACCTCGTCGCCGATGGTGGTGTCGGCGAAGTCCCCGTCACTGAAGCCGTGCCCCAGGCGGGAGTACGACCGGACCGTCGCGCCAGGGGCCGCGAGCGCCCGGGCGGTCTGCACGAAGAGCTGCTGCGACCCGGTGGCGTCGCTGCCGAACCCGTGCACGAGCAGCACGCGGGTGTCGTCCGCCCGCGGGTCGTTCCACTGCCAGCCGCGCAGGGTCGCACCGCGGTGGTCGAGGGTGACCGGGCGGGGTGGGACCGCGGCGGGCGTCGGTCCGGCGTGGTCCGGTCCGGCGGCCACGTCAGTTCGTCCGGTCCGCGAAGCCGGCCGGGAGGTCGCCGGGCGCGGTGTCGATGACGGTCTCGTCGTCCGCGCCCACGTGCTCGAACAGCGTGATGTGCGCGAACTCCGGCACGACGTAGATCGGGTAGGTCGGGCCGGCGTCGCGGTACTCGCGCATGCGGTCGAGGTGGTCGTTCTGGAAGAGCACGGTCTTGCTGCCGTCGAGCTCGACCCAGTGCGGGAAGAAGATCGTGCCGTGCAGCACGCGCACCCCGGGAACGACGTTGACGACGACGCTCGTGCCGGTCGGCTCGTTCCACGACACCTTGTAGACGCCGTCGGTCAGGGCGACGAGGTCGACCTGCTGGTCCTTGACCCACCGGCCGCCGACCATGCCGGAGTGGATGCGGTAGTCGATCGTCGTGGCGTTCTTCACGTACATCTCGTACTGCCAGCCGTTGGCGTACGTGTAGATGAAGCGGTGTCCGACGATGCCGGAGAGGTCCTGCGTGGGCTCGGGGTGTTCGACGCTCGTGGTGATGTCCATACGTTGAGTTTGCTCTCGGAATGCGTTTGTTGCAATCGCTTTCCCTGCGACTACCCTGAGGGAGTGCGAACCCCCGCGAGCGACGCCGGCGACCGCAGCCCCACCGCTGCCGCCGACGACCTGCGCGACGCAGCCCGTCGGTTGAGCGCCCAGGTCGGACCGTTCCGCCGGACGCTGCTCAACGCCTCCCGGCACGAGGGCGAGCTGCCCACGATCCCGGACGCGCAGATCGAGGTGCTCCGGCGGCTCGACGAGGACGGGTGGGCCAGCCCCACCGCGCTCGGCCGCTCGCTCGGGCTCGCGCGGTCCACCGTCAGCAACCTCGTCGCCGCCGTGGAGCGCGACGGGCTGGTCGAGCGACGCCTCGCCCGCGGGGACGGCCGGAGCACCGAGGTCGGGCTCACCGACCTGGCGCGCGAGCGCCTCCGCGTGTACGACGCGGCGGCCGAGCGGGTCCTGCTGCGCGCCCTGGCCGGGCTGCCGGACGCGGACCGCGCGGCGCTGGCGGCGGCGTTGCCGGTGTTGGCGCGCCTCCAGGCCGCGATTGCGGAGCCGGACGGGGTCTGACCAGGGCGGTCGGGCCGGTTGGTCGGGCCCGCCGGTCGAGCCGGTTGGTCGGGCCCGCGGTCGGGCCGGCTGATCGGTCCCACCGGTCGGGGCCGGTTGGTCGGGCCCACCGGTCGGGTCGGTCCGACCCGGCGTGGCGGTGGTGCCGGGCCGGGACCGCGTCCAGCACCAGCGGCCTACCGTCCGCGACATGCTGTTCCGCGACGTGGCCGAGGGCATCCACCGCCTCGAGCTCGCACACACCAACACCTACCTCGTCGAGACCGGCGACCGACTGCTCGTCGTCGACGCCGGGCTGCCCGCCGTCTGGCCGCACCTGCTGCTCGCCGTGCACGACCTCGGGTACTCCCCCGACCGGGTCGAGGCCCTGCTGCTCACGCACGGGCACTTCGACCACGTCGGCACGGCCGCCCGCATGCACCGCGAGTGGGGAACGCCCGTCTACGTGCACCCGGGCGACCGCGAGCTGGCCGCACACCCGTACTCGTACCGGCCGGCGGTGAACCGGTTCGGTTTCGTCCTGACGCACCCGGGCGGGCTGCTGCCCCTCGGGTGGATGCTCGTGGCGGGTGCCGCGACGGTCGACGGCATCGACGAGGTCGAGCTCATGGAGTCGCGCGCCGACACCCCCGGAAACCCCTGGATCATCGAGACGCCCGGTCACACCGACGGGCACGTCGCGCTGCACTTCGCCGACCGGGACGCCGTCCTCGTCGGGGACGCCCTGGTCACGCTCGACCCCTACACCGGCGGGATCGGGCCTCGGATCGTGGCTCCGGCGGCGACCTCGGACGTCGAGACGGCGGTGGCGTCGCTCGACCTGCTGGTGGACACGGAGGCGCGGCACGTCCTGCCGGGGCACGGGCCGTCGTGGTCACGGGGCGTGCGTGCGGCGGTCACGCAGGCGCGGCGGGCGGCCGGCGCGGCCTGACGCGCGGGCGGGGCGGTCCGCGGGCCGCGGGCAGGCGGGCAGACGGGCGGGGGGGGGGCGGGCGGCGCTGGGGCGGCGCGGGGGTGACGCGGGGGTGGCGCGGGGGCCGAGGTCGCACGATCTGCCGTCTCCGGAGCATCCGAGCGGCAGTTCGTGCGACCTGGACACGACGCCCGCGGCACGTCGTGCGACCTCGGCGCGAGGGGCCGGGCGCGTCATGCGATCCCGGCGCCCGGGGACCCGCCGCCCAGCTGGCTCCCCCGAAGTCGCAGAATCTGCCGCCGAACCCTCCCCCGAGCGGCAGTTCGTGCGACCTCGGCGCAAGGCCCGCGGCACGTCGTGCGACCTCGGCACGAGGGGTCGGGCACGTCGTGCGATCCCGGCCCGGGGACCCGCCGCCGAGCTGGCTCTCCCGAAGTCGCAGAATCTGCCGCCGAACCCTCTCCCAAGCGGCAGTTCGTGCGACCTCGGCGCAAGGCCTGCGGCACGTCGTGTGGCCCCGGCGCGACCCCCGCGGCACGTCGTGCGACCTCGGCACGAGGGGCCGGGCTCGTCGTGCGACCTCGGCGCCCGGGGGCCCGCCGCCGAGTTGGCGCTCCCGCGGTTGCAGAATCTGCCGCTGGACGCGCCCCCGAGCGGCGGTTCGTGCGACCTCGGCGCGACGCCCGCGACACGTCGTGCGACCACCCCGGCGCGACGCCCGCGGCACGTCGTGCGACCTCGCCGCACGACGCCCCGTCCCGCCACGCCCTGCCCTGCCCTGCCCCACCCAGCACAGCCCGGCCCGGCCCGGCCCGGCAGGGTCAGTGCGTGAACGCGAACCCGATCAGGGCCATCGTCACGATGAACCCCGCCAGGTAGTTGATCCAGAGGAACCGCTTCCACCCCGCGTTCGCCGCCTCCGCCCCTGCGTCCGTGACGTTCCACCACGGCAACACGTTCAGCGCGTACGGCACGACGACGACCGCCGCGATCGGCCCCGGGAACGACGAGAACAGCAGCGCGACCCCGGCCACCAGGTACGCCACGAACGCCAGACGGACGGTCGCACGAGCCCCGATGACGGTCGCCACGGACCCGATCCCCCCGGCCCGGTCGGCGAGCACGTCCTGCACGGCGCCGAACGCGTGCGACGCGACACCCCACAGGAAGAACGCGGTGCAGACGGCGACGAGCTGCCCGGTCCACTGTCCACCGGCGAGCGCGAGCCCGTAGACGGCCGGGGACACGAAGTGCGTCGACGAGGTGAGCGAGTCGAGGAACGGCCGCTCCTTGAAGCGCAGCCCGGGCGCCGAGTAGGCGACGACGGCGAACACGCTGACCGCGAGGGCGAGCCACGACCACGGCCCGCCGAGCAGCACCAGGACGAGCAGGAACGGCACGTTGGTGACGACCACCGCCCAGAGGGTGGCCCGGTGCACGCTCTTGTCGAGCAGCGCACCCTCGACCCCGCCCTTGCGCGGGTTCCGCAGGTCGGACTCGTAGTCGAAGACGTCGTTGATCCCGTACATCGCCAGGTTGTACGGCACCAGGAAGTAGACGACGCCGACCAGGAACGCGAGCAGCGAGAACCCGCCGCCACCCTCGACGCCGACCCCGCTGCCGAGCAGGTAGGCGGCGCCGAACGGGTAGGCGGTGTTCACCCAGCTGATCGGTCGCGACGAGACGAACAGGGCGCGGAGCGTCGACGGCCTGGAGGCGCTGCGCACGGTCATGGGGTCTCCTCCGGTGTACGGGACGGCTGGTCCGGGCGATCCGACCGCGCCGGTCGGCCCGCCCGCGCCGGTCGGTCCGACCGCGCCGGTCGGTCCACCCGCGCCGGTCGAGGGCGGTCGAGCAGCACCCAGCAGCTCGGCAGGAGCAGGACGGCTCCGATCGCGTAGGCGAGGTCCTCGACGGGGAACAGCCCGACCCGTGCCCCGAGGACCAGCGCCGGGTCGTACGCGACGATCCCGAGCCCGACGATCACGTTGTTGAACACGCACGTCATCGCGAGCAGCACGATGCCGGCGACGACGCCGGTGCGTACCGCCGTCCGCCGCCCGTGTGCTGCGGCGCCCGCCGGCTCGGTCCGTCGACGGCCGGCGGCGACGACCCCGGCGAGCACCGCGACGAGCACGGCGACCCCGAGGAACGGCACCGCGAGCAGCGCGTAGGTCCCGGACCCGGTCATGCCCGGCCGTCCTCGTGGCGCGGGGTCGCGGTGCCCCGGCGGCCCAGGCGCTCCACCACCGGACGGACGGCAGCGAACAGGTCCATCGTCGTCCAGCAGAGCAGCACCAGGAAGAACAGTTCCTCGAGCGGCACGTCGGGCGCGAGCAGCACGCCGGTCAGCAGCGGGGTCGTCCCGATGAAGAAGATGCCGAGGTGCACGCCCGCGACGTCCCACGCCAGGAAGAACACCAGGCCGATCGCCATGACGGCGGCGGCGCGGAGCGGGGCGCGCCAGAAGAACAGCCGGTACCGGGCGTCGAGCACCGCGATGCCGGCGATCGACAGGACGAGGCCGGCCAGGTACAGCCCCGGCATCAGCCCGTCGTCCGGGCTGGTGCCGGTGGGGCGTCGGCGTTGCGCGTGAGCGGGGTCGGCAGCGGCTCGGTCGAGGTGTCGCCGTGGATGCGCTTGAGCAGGACCTCGGCGCTGATGAGGCACATCGGCAGCCCGATGCCCGGGATCGTCGAGGCACCGACGTAGTAGAGCCCGCCGACCTTCGTCGAAGCGTTCTTCTCACGGAAGAACGCGCTCTGCGTCAGCGTGTGCGCCGGGCCGAGCATGGAACCGCTCCACGCGTTGAGGTCGTCGGCGAAGTCCTGCGGGCCGATCGTGCGGCGGACCCGGATGCGGTCACGCAGGTCGGGCACCCCCGCGCGCTCGGCGATGACGTCGATGGCCCGGTCGGCGATCTCCTCGACCTGGCGGTCGCCCGCGCCGTCGATGCCGCCCTTGCCGATCGAGACGTCGGCGGGCAGCGGGACGAGCACGAACAGGTTGCTGGTGCCCTCGGGCGCGACGGAGTCGTCGGTGAGCGACGGCGCGCAGACGTAGATCGAGGCGGGGTCCGGGACGTGCCGGTCCTTCCCGAAGATCGCCCCGAAGTTCTCCTTCCAGTCCTCGGTGAACACCAGCGTGTGGTGCAGCAGCCCGGGGACGGGACCGTCGACGCCGAGGTAGACGAGCACGGCGGAGGGGCCGGGGTCGCGTTTCGCCC
The sequence above is drawn from the Curtobacterium sp. L6-1 genome and encodes:
- a CDS encoding ATP-binding cassette domain-containing protein yields the protein MPTSPSVVLHDVSFSWPDGSVALTHLTAAFGRGRTALVGRNGAGKSTLVRLVTGELTPTAGSVSTTGPVDHLPQRLVGAGPGLPSGADAPGAGAPPGSGPAVRRGLEARPTTRRTVADLLGVGPQVRALRAVLAGDATAADLDAVGDAWDVEDRAGAALATLDLGPGGALDADDLDRPADTLSGGQAVLVAVAGIRLRGRPIALLDEPTNNLDRRARAALLAMVDAWRGTLVVVSHDRALLEHVDEVVELRDGTLTVFGGTFSAFEEHLAVQQAAVAREVRVAEQRHRTEQRQRIEAETSIARRARAGAASASSVPKILANERRKQAEATAGRLRSGHASAEAAALATAREAARRVRDDEDLHVTLPDPGVAASRRIATITVRGRSTVVQGPERIAVVGDNGVGKTTLLEHLVGLPDAREHPLPDTTAVPHTDRIGHLPQQKDTLDDDATVLDSVRRAAPDVPVPELRNRLARLLVRGDTVDRAVRTLSGGERFRVALAGLVLADPPPHLLVLDEPTNDLDLASVDRLVSALRAFRGALVVVSHDEAFLDALDLDGRVELG
- a CDS encoding SDR family oxidoreductase, whose translation is MTDTEPPVPVSAAASDRPVALVTGATRGIGRAIAADLGRTHHVLVGGRDADAVAAVVAALPSAEPFVGDLGAGDVPAVPTWIDVLVHSAGVEQGTRVADTPRDTWEAVFATNVFGVAELTRVALPGLRAARGIVVTINSGSGFTAGPGGGVYAASKFALRALTDALREEERANGVRVSSVHPGRTDSDMQRALTEKLGEDYDTDYYLAPEDVADAVRTVVDLPERGTVEVLSIRPSRRR
- a CDS encoding YihY/virulence factor BrkB family protein, with the protein product MAKEPQKPAADDPRKPDSPTDLKKPTVVYTLKKTLREFTADQCTDLAASLTYYSVLALFPGLLAVVSILGLFGDPKETIQTLLQIVSNIGSPDVAKLLEGPVEGLVRSPAAPVTFIVGLLGALWSASGYVGAFGRAMNRIYNVREGRPIWKLRPTMLGVTVTTVVLLVLGLLVLVSGPLARTFGDLVGLGDAAATVVLIVQWPILLVIAIVIVAVLYYWSPNVKQPKFTWVSGGSILALLIWIIASVGFGFYVGNFSNYNATYGSLGGVIIFLLWIWITNNALLFGAEFDAEIERGRELQAGMKAEEDIQLPERDTRQIEKQDEKRAEDVLQGIRIRQSAGETKDD
- a CDS encoding alpha/beta fold hydrolase; protein product: MAAGPDHAGPTPAAVPPRPVTLDHRGATLRGWQWNDPRADDTRVLLVHGFGSDATGSQQLFVQTARALAAPGATVRSYSRLGHGFSDGDFADTTIGDEVDQVVAMARALATAAPVGPAPAAPTRPVHLVAHSLGAVESVLAAARVPELVATLTLWSPAGVVVDDIVGKDEIQGQPLAPVRERGWFDFGGMALGRGFVDEVRAGLDVWGPAATYPGPAEVVHGTADTIVPVAYGRRYADLLPGGTFTAVEGADHGWSSVPWRTQLVDRLLRTAGLD
- a CDS encoding phenolic acid decarboxylase, translating into MDITTSVEHPEPTQDLSGIVGHRFIYTYANGWQYEMYVKNATTIDYRIHSGMVGGRWVKDQQVDLVALTDGVYKVSWNEPTGTSVVVNVVPGVRVLHGTIFFPHWVELDGSKTVLFQNDHLDRMREYRDAGPTYPIYVVPEFAHITLFEHVGADDETVIDTAPGDLPAGFADRTN
- a CDS encoding MarR family winged helix-turn-helix transcriptional regulator, whose translation is MRTPASDAGDRSPTAAADDLRDAARRLSAQVGPFRRTLLNASRHEGELPTIPDAQIEVLRRLDEDGWASPTALGRSLGLARSTVSNLVAAVERDGLVERRLARGDGRSTEVGLTDLARERLRVYDAAAERVLLRALAGLPDADRAALAAALPVLARLQAAIAEPDGV
- a CDS encoding MBL fold metallo-hydrolase gives rise to the protein MLFRDVAEGIHRLELAHTNTYLVETGDRLLVVDAGLPAVWPHLLLAVHDLGYSPDRVEALLLTHGHFDHVGTAARMHREWGTPVYVHPGDRELAAHPYSYRPAVNRFGFVLTHPGGLLPLGWMLVAGAATVDGIDEVELMESRADTPGNPWIIETPGHTDGHVALHFADRDAVLVGDALVTLDPYTGGIGPRIVAPAATSDVETAVASLDLLVDTEARHVLPGHGPSWSRGVRAAVTQARRAAGAA
- a CDS encoding prenyltransferase — encoded protein: MTVRSASRPSTLRALFVSSRPISWVNTAYPFGAAYLLGSGVGVEGGGGFSLLAFLVGVVYFLVPYNLAMYGINDVFDYESDLRNPRKGGVEGALLDKSVHRATLWAVVVTNVPFLLVLVLLGGPWSWLALAVSVFAVVAYSAPGLRFKERPFLDSLTSSTHFVSPAVYGLALAGGQWTGQLVAVCTAFFLWGVASHAFGAVQDVLADRAGGIGSVATVIGARATVRLAFVAYLVAGVALLFSSFPGPIAAVVVVPYALNVLPWWNVTDAGAEAANAGWKRFLWINYLAGFIVTMALIGFAFTH
- a CDS encoding lycopene cyclase domain-containing protein, with protein sequence MTGSGTYALLAVPFLGVAVLVAVLAGVVAAGRRRTEPAGAAAHGRRTAVRTGVVAGIVLLAMTCVFNNVIVGLGIVAYDPALVLGARVGLFPVEDLAYAIGAVLLLPSCWVLLDRPRPARVDRPARSDRPARAGRPARSDRPDQPSRTPEETP
- a CDS encoding lycopene cyclase domain-containing protein; amino-acid sequence: MPGLYLAGLVLSIAGIAVLDARYRLFFWRAPLRAAAVMAIGLVFFLAWDVAGVHLGIFFIGTTPLLTGVLLAPDVPLEELFFLVLLCWTTMDLFAAVRPVVERLGRRGTATPRHEDGRA